The following nucleotide sequence is from uncultured Ilyobacter sp..
TTTTCTATACTATCCCAGACCTCTTTTTGTATAGTATAACTTATGTCCTCTATTCTATAATTTTTAGGGACTGCACTCTCAATATCTTCTAGGGTTCTAAGTACATCTCCCACTCTTATCTCTTTTGGGCTTTTTGAAAGTAAGTAGCCTCCTTGCGATCCCTTTACACTTATTAATATTCCACCTTTTTTCAGAGCCGAAAAAATCTGCTCTAAATACCGTTTGGATATATTCTCTTTTTCTGCCACCTCTTTAACACTCACTTTTTTTTCTATGTTTCCTGCCATGTAGATCAAAGCTACCAGGCCGTAATGTCCTCTATTTGTTCCGATCATAATGCCTCCTAAAATACAGTCGTTCCATAGGAATTTAATTCTAAACTAATATTATCACACTTAAAATTTTGAGTCAAATCTCCCATTATATTTTAGGGATGATAAAAGTCCCGTGAGAAACCACGGGACTTTTATCAATTATACTATACCACCTAAGAGAGCATTCATATCGTCTAATGATAGCCCCCTTAGATTTGCTAACTCTTTCAACTGGTCATAACTTATTTTTCCTGGATCAAAATAAAAACTATTTGGATTGGAAACATATAATCCGCATACAGATGACAGAGGAGTCATGGCGTAGCCACTTGAAAGCTTAGCACCAGTTACCTCACCATCAACAAGCTTAAATATCTCCCTTTTCATAGAATGATCTGGAACCGAAGGATAGCCGATGGCTGGTCTTATATTAACCCTCCATATATTATTATTTACATATTTTTCCATCCATTCTGATGCTGCTTCTGCAAGCCTAGTCCCTAAAAGCTGATATATAATTGATTCATACTCATCATTTCCAGCGATCTCAGGCACCGATATTACAAAAGCCCCTATATGATCCTCTTTTGAAAAGAAATCAGCCAGGGAAATGGTCTCATTTCCCATCTGACTTCTAACCATAGGCAGTTCATAGTCTTTCTCTCCACTTACGATAAGGGTGTCCTCATCTTTGAAAAGATTAAATATACCAAAGGCACATTTTGCCTTTATGTTTTTATCTTTCATTTTTGAAAGAATCTCCTTGGATTCATCCAATACTTTTTTCTCCTGAGTATTTCCCTTGGATTTCAGGGCATGGAGAAGCATATCCCAGTCTATTAGAGGCTCTAACTCTTCGAGAGGTATCTCTATAAACTGCTTTCCGATCTCTTTAGGATACTCTATTGCATTGTCCAATTTTTTCTTTCTCTTTCTAGCTTCTTCTAAAGAGTGCATCTCTTTCTTATTTTTATTTTTTAAATAAGCGTCTCTAAGATACTCTGCTTTCTTTTTTCTTTCATCGAGAACATTGGCTTTCTTTTCAGATACCAATGAAGATACAACTGGCAGTGTCCCTGAAGCATCTGTTACATGGATTACCCTTCCAGAATACTTAGGTTCGATTCTCACTGCAGTACTTAGCTCAGAAGCCGCTGCTCCTCCTATAAGAAGTGGTATATCCATATTTTTTTCAGCCATCATTTCTGCGACTCTCTCCATCTCCATAAGGGAAGGGGTAATAAGACCGCTCAATGTAACCATATCTACATCATGTCTTAGAATAGCTTCCATTATCTCTTCCTTAGGGACCATTACACCTAGGTCCACCACATCAAAGCCATTACATTTTAATACAGTACCCACTATGTTTTTCCCTATATCGTGGACATCTCCTTCCACAGTGGCCATAAGGACTTTTCCCTTTGCATTTTTCTCGGTTCCCCCTGCCTCTATAAGAGGTGTCAGGAAGTCCACAGCTTTTTCCATAACTGCTGCTGATCTCAGTATCTGAGGAAGGAAAAGTTCACCCTTTTCAAAAAGAGCTCCAACCTCTTCCATTCCCTCCATCAGAACCTCCTGTATAACCTGAAGAGGTGAGTACTTTTCAAGAGCAATCTTGATATCATCCTCTATACCCTGGCTTCTTCCCTTAAGGAGATAACTCTTAAGCCTCTCCTCTACAGTTACAGGTTTAACTTCTACAGTTTTCTTTGCCGCCTTTTCAAAGGAGAGATTCAGAATCTCATCTACTGCATCTTTACCTCCAGCAAGAAGGTTTTCCACTGCTTTTCTAACCTCAGGAGTTATGTTTCCTGGATCCTCTCCCGGATTTACTATGGCCATGGTCATCCCGGCTTTCTCTCCCTCTTCGAGGAAGATCTTGTGAATAGTGTGTCTCAGGATATTATTCCCTCTAAAAGCAAAGGAAAGATTACTAACCCCTCCGCTCACTCCGGCCCCAGGGAGATTTTCTTTTATCCACTTTACAGTATCTATAAAATCTACTCCGTGCATTCTATCTTCCTCTGTTCCTGTCCCTACAGTGAGAACATTTGGATCAAAGATAATATCCTCAGCAGGGAAGTTATTTGAAGTTAAAAGTTCATAGGCTCTTTTACAGATCTCCTTTTTCCTCTCTGAGCTCACAGCCTGTCCCTTTTCATCAAAGGCCATAACCACAAGAGCTGCACCAAATTTTCTCACAACTGTTGCTTTTCTCAGAAATTCATGCTCTCCATCTTTGAGACTGATGGAGTTTACAATACCCTTTCCTGCGAGATTTTCAAGACCTTTTTCTATTACATCAAAGTTTGAAGAGTCTAGCATTATAGGAAGTTTTGATAGAATCATATCATTTTGCAAGAGTCTTATAAATTTTCCCATCTCTTCTACAGAATCAAGAAGGGCATCATCTAGATTTATATCTAAAATCTTAGCTCCTTTTTCTACTTGAGTTCTAGCTATATCTAGAGCCTCATCATAGCTCTCTTCTCTTATTAGCCTTGCAAATTTTCTTGACCCTGAGACATTATTTCTTTCTCCTACTACAAGAAATCCTTCTTGCAGACTTACTATATCATTTCCAGATACTATACCAGTTAGGTTTTTCATAGGGGTTTTTCTTGGAGTCTTGCCTTGGGCAAGTTCTGCCATGACCTTTATATGCTCCGGTGTTGTTCCGCAGCATCCACCTAGGATATTTATATCTTTATTTTCTATGAGCTCCTTTACATATGACCCTGTCACGTGAGGTGTCTCGTCATATTCCCCTTTCTCATTTGGGAGACCGGCATTTGGGTAAAGTGATATATACTTTTTTGTTAGTTCTCCGAGCTTTTTTACCAGGGGAATGAGCTCCTTGGCACCAAAAGAGCAGTTCAGTCCGTAGGAAATTATAGAATCTCTGTCGATGGCAACGATAAGTGACTCTATACTCTGACCCGAAAGAAGTTTTCCGTTGGCATCTACTGTTCCTGATATCATTATAGGAAGTTTCTCTCCCTTTTCTTCGAGGACTTCTTCTATGGCAATGACTGCAGCCTTTGCATTCAGACCGTCAAATATTGTCTCTATAAGAAAGGCATCCACTCCGCCGTCAAATAAACCAAGTGCCTGCTCCTTATAAGCAGCTTTTAGTTCTGAATAGGAAACCTCTCTTCCAAAGGGATCTCCCCCTGTTGGTATAGAGGCACTCTTACTAGTAGGCCCCATGGCACCAGCTACAAATATCCTTCTTTTGTTATCGTATTCATATTTCCTGGCAGCTTTAACTGCTAGCTCAGCACCGGCCTTAGAAAGATCGTAGGATTTTTCCTCTAGTCCGTATTCTCTCATCGATATTCTATTGCTGTTAAATGTGTTTGTCTCTATTATGTCTGCTCCGGCCTTCAAATATGAAAGGTGTATTTCCTCTAATACCTCTGGTTTAGTAAGGCTTAGAAGTTCATTGCAACCCCTTAGGCTTCCTTTAATATGAGAAAAGAGTTCTCCTCTAAAGTCAGATTCATCAAGAGAGTAATTCTGAATGGCCGTTCCCATAGCTCCATCCAGTATAAGTATTTTTTCTTTCAGTAATTCTCTCATTTTATTCCTCCTCTATAAGCTTCTTGTGCAGGGCATTTTGTGCCTTGTTCAAGTCCTCCTCTGTGATGATGCATGAAATATTTATTTCAGAACATGATACTGCATGGATCTCAATTCCCTCTTTTTCTAAGATTTCAAATACTGAAGCTGCGATCCCTTTTGATCTTACCCCTAGACCGATGACAGAGACCTTAGCCAATCCTTTTTCCACGAGGATTTCATCCTCAGGAGAAGCTATGGTCTTCAATGCTTCCACTGCTTCTTCAAAATAATCCTCTTTTACTATGCAGGTTATCTCATCTCCGCCCTTTGTTTCCATTGTATGAGTTATAAGGTCTATATTTATACCTTTTTTAGAAATAGTGTTTACAGTTTCCGAAAGACGTAGTTTGTCACTTTTATAACTTATTCTTACAAGATTACCAAATCCACTAATTCCTCTAATTACAGCACTTTCCACTTTTTCATCACTCCTTACAAAAGTTCCTTCCTGCCAGTCAAAAGCAGACCTCAGATGAATTTCTATTCCGTATTTTGCCCCAAGCTCCACACTTCTTGTATGGAGAACCTTTGCTCCAGAACCAGCCAGCTCGATCATTTCGCTAAAGGATAGCTCTTTGTGTTTTATCGCCCCGGGTATTATCTGAGGATTTGCACTGTATATACCGTTTACATCAGTATAGATATCCACTGACTTACATCCCAAGGCAGCTGCTATAGCTACAGCCGAGGTATCAGATCCACCTCTTCCCAGAGTGGTTATATTTCCATCTTCACATACTCCCTGAAATCCAGGTACAATAATTACATAGCCCTCAGCTATTTTTTCCTTTATTAGATCAGTATTTACCGATTGTATTCTAGCTTCATTATGATTTCCACAGGTTACTATACCGAGCTGTGAGGCAGTATAGGAGATTGCCTTTACACCGGCCTCTTTTAGAGCCATGGCAAGGAGAGCTATCGATACCTGTTCCCCGGTGGAGAGAAGTACATCAAATTCCCTTCCCTTAGGAACTGCCGAGATCTCTTTTGCTCTTTCAATAAGACTGTCAGTCATTCCGCTAGGAGCAGATACTATTACAACGATATCTTCATTCTCCTTCTTTCTCTCTGAAATTCTAGCTGCGATCTCCTTTAGCCGTGCAGAGTCTTTTACAGATGTTCCCCCGTATTTCTCTACTGTAATGGACATATTTATCCCCCCGTTTTTTTACTCTGTATATTTATAAAAATATTAAGTTATTTTTACAGACTTTAAAATTTTTTTAGTTTGAAACTCATATAAGTTCTTTTACCTATTTTACACCTTATTTGGGATATTACTAAGCTTTTTTTCCCTTATATAATTCAGCCATTTATAATAAAACTCTTTCCTGTGACTGTCCCAGTTCATAAAAGGTTCATTTTTAGGGTCGTCTTCAGGAAAATAATTTTTAGGAAATAAATTTTGATCCCTGTTGTACTCATATTTAAGTCTTTCTCTCTGATACTCTCCGTGACCACTTATATAAAACTCTCTGTATTCATTGTCAGAGGTGATATAAACCCCAGCTTCATCTGATTCTGCCAATATTCTCAGACCGGCATTTTTTATATCTTCACTGCTGTTCTGGGTGTTTCTAGAATGAGGGGCCAAAAATTCACCAGATACAAAGGGGTTTTTATTTGTTCTGTGTCTGAAGATACCCAAAAGTTTTTCATCCAATGTATATTTTTCTACCCCGTATTTCACATATAAAGCTGCCTGAGCTCCCCAGCATATATAAATTGCCGGAAGTTTATTAGATTTTATAATATCACTTATTTCATCCCAGTAATTAACTTTCTGAAAATCCATAAGTTCTACAGGAGCCCCAGTCATTATAATGCCGTCATAGTTTCTTTTATTCAGTTCGCCTAGGGGATAATAGTTATCCTTTATATAGGAACCGTCTGTATTTTTGAAAACATGATTTTCCGGATATAAAAACTCTACTTCCACACTCATATCAAATCTTCCCAGCACAGCATAAAATTGGTACTCAACCTCCTCCTTAAAAGGCATGAGGTTGATAATACCAATTTTTAATTCCCCTTTATTTTCTTTAAATCTAATTCCCTCTTTTTCGGCTCTCTCTCTGCCCGAAAGGGAGGGAGCGCCAGCGATACAACACATCTTACTGTCCCCCTATAAAGCAATTCTCAGATTTGCTATTGCATCCATTATCTTTTGTGTAGTTTCCACCTTGTTCATTGTATAGAGGTGGATTCCATCCACTCCTGAAGATATGAGATCCACTATCTGCTCTACAGCATAGGCTATACCCGCATCTTTCAGAGCCTCAGGATTATTCTCATATCTGTCTAATATTCTTTGAAATTTTGGAGGTATAGAACTTCCGCAAAGAGCCGTTATCCTCTTTATCTGTCTTGCATCTGTTACAGGCATTATCCCAGCCACAAGTGGCACATCTATCTCAAGTTTTTCGGCTTTTTCTTTGAATTCATAGAAAAATGAGTTGTCGAAGAAAATCTGGGATATAAGAAAATCAGTTCCCTCTTCTGCCTTTCTTTTTAGATGAAAGAGATCCATGAGGTCATTGCTTTCCTGATGTGCCTCTGGATAGAAGGCTCCTCCTATTGAGAAACCTCCCCTTTCCTTGATCTGCTTTACAAGCTGATGTGCATACTGAAAATCCCCTTCAGGAATACTCCCGTCATTTGGATAATCTCCTCTTAAAGCCAGGACATTTTCTATACCATTTTCCTTTAGTTCGTCTAAAATCCCGTCTATCTCTCCCTTATCTGCCCCTATACAGGTAAGGTGAGCCAAGACCTCTACATTGTTCACTTTTTTTATTCTAGAAGCTATCTCTACAGTTCTCCCACGGGTAGTACCCCCTGCCCCGTAAGTTACACTGATAAAATCCGGACTAAGTTTCACCAATTCATCAATGGTGTCATAAACCTTTTCCACAGGATATCTTTCATTTGGCGGGAATATCTCAAAGGATATCACCGGTTTTTTAGCGTTATATATATCTTTTATAAACATGATGTCCCCCTATTTTTCTGTCTAAATTTATGAATTATCTGCTGGCTTCTATGGCCTTTTGAAGATCCTCTATAAGATCGTCAATATTCTCAAGTCCTACAGAGATTCTGATTGTATCTGTACCTATACCGCACTCCTTTAATGCTTTTTCACTTAACTGTCCGTGAGTGGTGCTAGCAGGATGTATTATAAGTGATTTTGCATCGGCCACATTTGCAAGATGAGAAAATATCTCAAGTTTTTCTATAAATCTGGCCGCTCTTTCCCTATCACCTTTTAAACCAAAAGTGAAAATAGAACAAGCTCCCTTTGGTAGATATTTTTTTACAAGATTTTGCTGATCTTCATCATCACTGACTTCAGGATGACTAACCCAGTTTACATCATCGTTGTCTTTCAAAAACTTGGCTATTTTTCTGGCATTTTCCACGTGTCTCTCTACTCTTAGAGAAAGAGTTTCTATTCCCTGTAAAATCAAGAAAGAGTTGAAAGGTGAAAGTGCAGCTCCTGTATCCCTGAGTAGTTTAACCCTGGTCTTTAGTATGTAGGCAGCAGGCCCAAGGTCAGCATATTTTAGACCGTGGTAACCTGGGTCTGGCTCGTTAAAAGCTGTAAATCTTTCATTTTTCCAGTCAAATTTACCTCCATCTACAATTAGACCTGCAATGGTCGTCCCGTGACCTCCTAGGAATTTTGTGGCAGAGTATACTACAATGTCTGCCCCGTGGTCTAAGGGTCTCAAAAGATAAGGTGTAGCAAATGTATTGTCTACAATTAACGGCAAGCCGTTTTCATGTGCTATCTCTGCTATTTTTTCGATATCTATTACTTCACCACTTGGATTTCCGAGACTTTCTATAAATACGGCCTTCGTTTTTTCGTTTATGAGACCTCTTATCTCCTCTGGATTCACAGGGTCAAAAAATCTAGCTTTAATTCCAAAATCATTGATTGTATTTGAAAGAAGGTTGAAACTACCTCCGTAAAGGTTATTTGAAGCCACGACCTCGTCACCGCATCTAGCTACATTCAGTATAGAATAAGCCACTGCAGAAGTTCCAGAAGCCACTGCAAGGGCTCCTACTCCTCCCTCTAAAAGGGCTATTCTCTCTTCTAATACAGCTGTAGTTGGATTTCCTATTCTTGTATATATATTTCCTGGTTCTTCTAGGGCAAAGAGTTTTGCAGCATGCTCTATGCTCTTGAAGTTGTAAGAAGTAGTCTGATAAATAGGTACCGCTCTAGATCCAGTAGTCGGGTCTGGTTGCTGTCCTCCGTGTAATTGTAAAGTTTCGAATTTGTAAGCCATTTTTAGTCCCCCCTTAATGTTATTAATTTAATTGTATCACAGAAGCCTTGTATAGGGCATCTGCAAAAAAGATAATTTGGAGGCAATGGGATTTTTTATTTAAAAAAAAACCCTTCATCTTGTCAGATGAAAGGGTTGGTTACTCTAAAATTAGCCCTATTGCCATCTGTCAGGAATTAGCACCACACCTGAATAGGTAGGTTGCTGAGGTATCTCCGGGCCTGTCCCTACACCTCTCTTGATGGATAAACCCTTTATTCAAGGATTTACATATGTTTATATTGGTTCATTTGTTTCTCTGTTGTTGATAGTTACTCTACCACAAAGGTAAAACGGTGTCAATATTTTTTTTGGAGATTTATGATATTTCACATGAATCCATACGAGAAAAAAATATCTATAGGGACAATGAGATTCTAAATTTTCATGAAGTCTGAAATTTCTGAAACTGGTATCTCAAAAGTTATTATCCCTGCTTCATAAGAGGCCAGAGTATAGGGGTTAAACAGTATCACCAGGGAGTCATCTTTGAAATAAAAACTATAGTCTTCATCGGGAATATCTATATCAGCATAGTATAAGTCCCCTCCGTATTTTATTATCTGTTCTTCCACTTTTTGTTTGATGAGACCCCTATAATTTATGTTATCCCTGAATATATCTCCAAAAAAAACTTCTTTTCCGTTTTTGAAATTATATCCATCCTCTAACATCATTCCATGAGGACCGCCTGTGTAATAAAAAGTCTTAAC
It contains:
- a CDS encoding Rrf2 family transcriptional regulator — encoded protein: MIGTNRGHYGLVALIYMAGNIEKKVSVKEVAEKENISKRYLEQIFSALKKGGILISVKGSQGGYLLSKSPKEIRVGDVLRTLEDIESAVPKNYRIEDISYTIQKEVWDSIEKSINQIIDNTSIEDLKNKHNENSANIYYI
- the metH gene encoding methionine synthase, encoding MRELLKEKILILDGAMGTAIQNYSLDESDFRGELFSHIKGSLRGCNELLSLTKPEVLEEIHLSYLKAGADIIETNTFNSNRISMREYGLEEKSYDLSKAGAELAVKAARKYEYDNKRRIFVAGAMGPTSKSASIPTGGDPFGREVSYSELKAAYKEQALGLFDGGVDAFLIETIFDGLNAKAAVIAIEEVLEEKGEKLPIMISGTVDANGKLLSGQSIESLIVAIDRDSIISYGLNCSFGAKELIPLVKKLGELTKKYISLYPNAGLPNEKGEYDETPHVTGSYVKELIENKDINILGGCCGTTPEHIKVMAELAQGKTPRKTPMKNLTGIVSGNDIVSLQEGFLVVGERNNVSGSRKFARLIREESYDEALDIARTQVEKGAKILDINLDDALLDSVEEMGKFIRLLQNDMILSKLPIMLDSSNFDVIEKGLENLAGKGIVNSISLKDGEHEFLRKATVVRKFGAALVVMAFDEKGQAVSSERKKEICKRAYELLTSNNFPAEDIIFDPNVLTVGTGTEEDRMHGVDFIDTVKWIKENLPGAGVSGGVSNLSFAFRGNNILRHTIHKIFLEEGEKAGMTMAIVNPGEDPGNITPEVRKAVENLLAGGKDAVDEILNLSFEKAAKKTVEVKPVTVEERLKSYLLKGRSQGIEDDIKIALEKYSPLQVIQEVLMEGMEEVGALFEKGELFLPQILRSAAVMEKAVDFLTPLIEAGGTEKNAKGKVLMATVEGDVHDIGKNIVGTVLKCNGFDVVDLGVMVPKEEIMEAILRHDVDMVTLSGLITPSLMEMERVAEMMAEKNMDIPLLIGGAAASELSTAVRIEPKYSGRVIHVTDASGTLPVVSSLVSEKKANVLDERKKKAEYLRDAYLKNKNKKEMHSLEEARKRKKKLDNAIEYPKEIGKQFIEIPLEELEPLIDWDMLLHALKSKGNTQEKKVLDESKEILSKMKDKNIKAKCAFGIFNLFKDEDTLIVSGEKDYELPMVRSQMGNETISLADFFSKEDHIGAFVISVPEIAGNDEYESIIYQLLGTRLAEAASEWMEKYVNNNIWRVNIRPAIGYPSVPDHSMKREIFKLVDGEVTGAKLSSGYAMTPLSSVCGLYVSNPNSFYFDPGKISYDQLKELANLRGLSLDDMNALLGGIV
- a CDS encoding aspartate kinase codes for the protein MSITVEKYGGTSVKDSARLKEIAARISERKKENEDIVVIVSAPSGMTDSLIERAKEISAVPKGREFDVLLSTGEQVSIALLAMALKEAGVKAISYTASQLGIVTCGNHNEARIQSVNTDLIKEKIAEGYVIIVPGFQGVCEDGNITTLGRGGSDTSAVAIAAALGCKSVDIYTDVNGIYSANPQIIPGAIKHKELSFSEMIELAGSGAKVLHTRSVELGAKYGIEIHLRSAFDWQEGTFVRSDEKVESAVIRGISGFGNLVRISYKSDKLRLSETVNTISKKGINIDLITHTMETKGGDEITCIVKEDYFEEAVEALKTIASPEDEILVEKGLAKVSVIGLGVRSKGIAASVFEILEKEGIEIHAVSCSEINISCIITEEDLNKAQNALHKKLIEEE
- a CDS encoding homoserine O-succinyltransferase, which codes for MCCIAGAPSLSGRERAEKEGIRFKENKGELKIGIINLMPFKEEVEYQFYAVLGRFDMSVEVEFLYPENHVFKNTDGSYIKDNYYPLGELNKRNYDGIIMTGAPVELMDFQKVNYWDEISDIIKSNKLPAIYICWGAQAALYVKYGVEKYTLDEKLLGIFRHRTNKNPFVSGEFLAPHSRNTQNSSEDIKNAGLRILAESDEAGVYITSDNEYREFYISGHGEYQRERLKYEYNRDQNLFPKNYFPEDDPKNEPFMNWDSHRKEFYYKWLNYIREKKLSNIPNKV
- the metF gene encoding methylenetetrahydrofolate reductase [NAD(P)H], which gives rise to MFIKDIYNAKKPVISFEIFPPNERYPVEKVYDTIDELVKLSPDFISVTYGAGGTTRGRTVEIASRIKKVNNVEVLAHLTCIGADKGEIDGILDELKENGIENVLALRGDYPNDGSIPEGDFQYAHQLVKQIKERGGFSIGGAFYPEAHQESNDLMDLFHLKRKAEEGTDFLISQIFFDNSFFYEFKEKAEKLEIDVPLVAGIMPVTDARQIKRITALCGSSIPPKFQRILDRYENNPEALKDAGIAYAVEQIVDLISSGVDGIHLYTMNKVETTQKIMDAIANLRIAL
- a CDS encoding O-acetylhomoserine aminocarboxypropyltransferase/cysteine synthase family protein; the protein is MAYKFETLQLHGGQQPDPTTGSRAVPIYQTTSYNFKSIEHAAKLFALEEPGNIYTRIGNPTTAVLEERIALLEGGVGALAVASGTSAVAYSILNVARCGDEVVASNNLYGGSFNLLSNTINDFGIKARFFDPVNPEEIRGLINEKTKAVFIESLGNPSGEVIDIEKIAEIAHENGLPLIVDNTFATPYLLRPLDHGADIVVYSATKFLGGHGTTIAGLIVDGGKFDWKNERFTAFNEPDPGYHGLKYADLGPAAYILKTRVKLLRDTGAALSPFNSFLILQGIETLSLRVERHVENARKIAKFLKDNDDVNWVSHPEVSDDEDQQNLVKKYLPKGACSIFTFGLKGDRERAARFIEKLEIFSHLANVADAKSLIIHPASTTHGQLSEKALKECGIGTDTIRISVGLENIDDLIEDLQKAIEASR
- a CDS encoding DUF3298 domain-containing protein, which translates into the protein MKKITVFILMLTAFHNMFSVETKKSSIKLENQYLMIDGKIPVFYNKGKYIDDFSSRVNGGFKALMEMVKMESTRNRLENPTNEDGKFILKSDFKKIENDFKIDSYLVKTFYYTGGPHGMMLEDGYNFKNGKEVFFGDIFRDNINYRGLIKQKVEEQIIKYGGDLYYADIDIPDEDYSFYFKDDSLVILFNPYTLASYEAGIITFEIPVSEISDFMKI